A region of the Cupriavidus taiwanensis genome:
CCCGGTAGGTGCTCCGCTCGGCGCCTGCCGGATCACAGGTCCGAATCCGGCTTGTGGGCGGCCCCGCACCGGCGTCCAATGCGGCATCCCTGATGCTGCCGGCGGGGGGCGCCCCTCGCCCGACCGATGAAACCCCTCGACCTGCTTCGCTTGCTGGCCCTGGCCGCCCTCTGGGGCGGCAGCTTCCTCTTCATCCGCATTGGCGCGCCGGTGCTGGGGCCGCTGCCGACGGCCTTCGTGCGCGTGCTGATCGGCGCGCTGACGCTGGCGGCGTGCCTGCCGCTACTGGGCCTGCGCTGGGACATGCAGGGCAAATGGCCGGCAGTGCTGGCGCTGGGCGTGGTCAACTCGGGCATTCCGTTCGCGATGTACGCCGTGGCGGCACTGTGGCTGCCGGCCGGTTACTCGGCGGTGTTCAACGCCATGACCCCGCTGATGGGCGTGGCGATCGGCGCGCTGGCCTTTGCGGAACCGCTGACGCGGGCGAAGGCCTTGGGGGTGGTGCTGGGCGTCGCGGGGGTGGGAGTGCTGACGCGTACCGGGCCGGTGGCCTTTTCCACGGAGGTCCTGCTGGGCGCGCTGGCTTGCCTGTTCGCCACGGCGTGCTACGGCCTGGCCGGCTTTCTCGCGCGGCGCTGGATCACGCAACGCGGCGGGCTGGACAGCCGGCTGGTCGCGGCCGGCAGCCTGGTCGGCGCGGGCGCCTTTCTGCTTCCCTTCTGCGTCGTGGCACTGTGGCGCCACAACACGCTGCCCGATGCCGGCGCCGGCGTGTGGGCGGCGATGGTCGGCCTCGGCACGCTGTGCACGGCACTGGCCTACATCCTGTATTACCGGCTGATCGCCGACCTGGGCCCGGTGCGCTCGCTGACCGTCACCTTCCTGATCCCGCCGTTCGGCATGGTCTGGGGCGCGCTGTTCCTGGGCGAGACGCTGTCGTGGGCGCATGCCGCCGGCGGCGCGCTGATCGGCATGGCGGTGTGGCTCGTGTTGCGGCCCGGGACGGCAGTACGGACCGGAACCCGACAGGCCCCCGGCGCTGCCGCCGAACGGTGAGCTGGGCCGCGTGAGGAGAAACTCATAATTTGGCCGGAAGGTGCTGACGGTACGATACGAATCGTGGAAATTCAGGAAGTGAAGAAACGGGATGAAGGTACCTACTAACATCCAGACGATCGTTGGGACGGACGGCAAGCCGGCCTTTGTCGTGATCCCGTACGAGGATTACCTCACGCAATTTGCCCAAGCCGCGGACCTGATCCCGCATGCCGTGGTCCGGCGCGTGCTAATCGATGACGTACCTTCGCTGCGCGCCTGGCGCGAACATCTTGGCCTGACGCAGGCGGAAGTCGCCGCCCGGCTCGGCATTTCGCAGCCTGCCTACGCGCAGCAGGAAAACAGCGAGCGGCTGCGCAAGACCTCGCGTGAGCGGATTGCCGCAGCGCTCGGCATCACGGCAGCACAGCTCGATATCTGACCGCGGCCGCCGGTTCAGGCCTGCGCCGCGGTGCCCACGTTGTACTGCTCGCGCACCATCATCACCACGCGGCGGGCCTGGCGCCAGTGGCGCACGGCGTCGGCTTCGCTGCGTTCGGGGAAATCGACCTCGGCGCTCCAGTTGCAGCCGGTGTGGTCAGGGCGGTGCACGCACACCGCGCGCAGCTGGCAGTCCTGGCAGCCAGGTTCCTGGCGCAGGCACAGGTTGATCAGGTGCTTCAGTTCGGACAGGGGTTTGGTCAGGCGCTCCATGGATGGCTCCGTCAGGCGCGCAACATGCGGCGGGGGATCAGGCGCTGGCCGGCAGTTCCGGCACGCGCGCTTCGTCGGCGGCGCCGGCGCGGCATTGCGGGCACACGCCATACAGCACCAGCATATGCTCGCGCAGCTCAAAGGCATTGTCGGCGGCGACCTGGCGCTGGCGCTGCTCGATGCGCTCGTCGCGGAACTCCTCCACGCGGCCGCACGCCACGCAGATCAGGTGGTCGTGGTGACCGCCTTCGTTCAGTTCAAATACGGCGTGATCCGACTCGAAGCTGTGGCGCAGCAGGATATCTGCCTGCACCAGCTGGTTGAGCACGCGATAGACCGTCGACAGCCCGGCATCCTCGTCCTGCGTCAGCAGGATGCGGTAGACATCTTCCGCGCTCAGGTGGCGCCTGGCGCTGGTGCGGAACACTTCGAGGATGCGCATCCGCGGCGACGTCGCCTTCAGGCCGGCGCGCTTGAGATGGATCGGGCTGGTGCTCTCGGATGACATGGCGGATGGCATAGGCATGCTGCGGCTGGCGCCCCGCAGTCAGGGCGGCGCCCGGCCTGGCGCCGCACGGGGCACGGCGTCGGTGGCTTGGCGGAATTTCAGGCGGGAAGCGCCAGGGCCGGCCGGGCGCTGGCGCCCTCGTCCCTGGCGGCGCGACGTGCCTGCACGGCGCGCGGAATAAAAAGGTGGCCTGGCTTGCCGCCGGAAGACGCGATCGGGAAAGCGGGGTCTGGTTGCT
Encoded here:
- a CDS encoding helix-turn-helix domain-containing protein is translated as MKVPTNIQTIVGTDGKPAFVVIPYEDYLTQFAQAADLIPHAVVRRVLIDDVPSLRAWREHLGLTQAEVAARLGISQPAYAQQENSERLRKTSRERIAAALGITAAQLDI
- a CDS encoding DMT family transporter, with translation MKPLDLLRLLALAALWGGSFLFIRIGAPVLGPLPTAFVRVLIGALTLAACLPLLGLRWDMQGKWPAVLALGVVNSGIPFAMYAVAALWLPAGYSAVFNAMTPLMGVAIGALAFAEPLTRAKALGVVLGVAGVGVLTRTGPVAFSTEVLLGALACLFATACYGLAGFLARRWITQRGGLDSRLVAAGSLVGAGAFLLPFCVVALWRHNTLPDAGAGVWAAMVGLGTLCTALAYILYYRLIADLGPVRSLTVTFLIPPFGMVWGALFLGETLSWAHAAGGALIGMAVWLVLRPGTAVRTGTRQAPGAAAER
- the fur gene encoding ferric iron uptake transcriptional regulator, whose protein sequence is MPMPSAMSSESTSPIHLKRAGLKATSPRMRILEVFRTSARRHLSAEDVYRILLTQDEDAGLSTVYRVLNQLVQADILLRHSFESDHAVFELNEGGHHDHLICVACGRVEEFRDERIEQRQRQVAADNAFELREHMLVLYGVCPQCRAGAADEARVPELPASA